A genomic window from Gossypium hirsutum isolate 1008001.06 chromosome D10, Gossypium_hirsutum_v2.1, whole genome shotgun sequence includes:
- the LOC107914510 gene encoding NADH dehydrogenase [ubiquinone] 1 alpha subcomplex subunit 1, whose product MAWIWLEAALPLGIIAGMLCVMGNAQYFIHKAYHGRPKHIGNDMWDVAMERRDKKLFENLSSSD is encoded by the exons atggCTTGGATATGGTTGGAAGCAGCACTTCCCCTCGGAATCATAGCTGGAATGCTCTGCGTTATGGGCAATGCTCAGTATTTCATCCACAAAGCTTATCACGGCCGG CCCAAGCACATCGGGAACGATATGTGGGACGTCGCCATGGAAAGAAGGGATAAGAAGCTCTTCGAGAACCTCTCTTCCTCCGATTGA
- the LOC107914511 gene encoding acid phosphatase 1, which produces MLLVHAIFYLLFHHPPNQPPIISIFVFGPSCLTMEGFMISEMAKRVRDILSMFVLAIFSKVIGTKPYSRRSAPAEPESEANEGLSWRLAVEANNMPGWSTVPLHCLSHVETYMMGGQYEQDVNYIVEQIENYVSQVVLKGDGCDAWILDIDDTCISNLFYYKDKNYGCDPFDPGGFVAWVMKGECPAIPAVLGLFTKLVEGGFKVFLLTGRDQQTLAPATMANLQNQGFIGYHRVIFRNQSFKGKSAVVFKSEVRKQLVEEGYRIWGNVGDQWTDLQGECLGNRTFKIPNPMYCVP; this is translated from the exons ATGCTTCTTGTTCACGccatattttatctattatttcaTCACCCACCAAACCAACCCCCCATCATCTCCATCTTTGTCTTCGGACCTTCATGTCTCACAATG GAAGGGTTTATGATTTCAGAAATGGCGAAGCGGGTGCGAGACATATTATCCATGTTTGTCTTAGCAATATTCTCCAAGGTAATTGGCACAAAGCCGTACTCAAGAAGGAGCGCACCAGCTGAGCCTGAGAGTGAGGCTAACGAGGGCTTGAGCTGGCGCCTGGCGGTGGAAGCTAACAATATGCCGGGATGGAGCACCGTTCCACTTCATTGCCTTAGCCATGTTGAAACTTACATGATGGGTGGACAATACGAGCAGGACGTTAACTACATCGTGGAACAAATAGAGAATTACGTTAGCCAAGTAGTTTTGAAAGGCGATGGCTGCGATGCCTGGATCCTGGATATTGATGACACCTGCATCTCAAATCTCTTTTACTACAAGGATAAGAATTACGG GTGTGACCCTTTTGATCCTGGGGGTTTCGTGGCATGGGTAATGAAGGGAGAGTGTCCAGCGATTCCTGCAGTACTTGGATTGTTTACCAAGCTGGTGGAGGGTGGATTTAAGGTGTTCCTGCTTACCGGGAGAGACCAGCAGACTTTAGCCCCTGCCACCATGGCTAATTTGCAAAACCAAGGATTTATCGGCTATCATAGGGTGATTTTTAG GAACCAATCATTCAAAGGGAAAAGTGCAGTGGTGTTCAAGTCAGAAGTTCGAAAGCAATTAGTGGAAGAAGGGTATAGGATATGGGGGAATGTTGGGGACCAATGGACCGATTTGCAAGGGGAATGCTTGGGCAACCGCACTTTCAAAATCCCTAATCCTATGTATTGTGTTCCTTAG